The following are encoded in a window of Candidatus Fluviicola riflensis genomic DNA:
- a CDS encoding phage tail protein gives MSTEPFVGEVKLLGFQFPPLGYSLCQGQTMSIAEYTALFALIGTTYGGNGTTTFNLPDLQGRVPIGQGQGPGLPDYTIGEEAGSPTVTLTSANLPAHIHTVNSMRVALKVNNAIADSGTPLEGYPGTSGTNVWAESATTGATMAADGAVVSGSTDITGSNMPVSITNPYLVLNYSIAIEGIFPSRN, from the coding sequence ATGTCTACAGAACCATTTGTTGGTGAGGTAAAATTGTTGGGATTCCAATTCCCCCCTTTAGGCTATTCACTATGCCAGGGGCAGACTATGTCTATTGCGGAATACACAGCTTTGTTTGCACTCATCGGAACTACTTACGGTGGTAACGGCACTACCACTTTTAACCTGCCAGACTTACAAGGACGTGTTCCTATCGGTCAGGGTCAAGGTCCAGGATTGCCTGACTACACCATTGGTGAAGAAGCAGGATCGCCTACAGTTACATTAACTTCTGCTAATTTACCTGCGCATATTCATACGGTAAATTCCATGAGGGTAGCTCTTAAAGTCAATAACGCAATCGCGGATAGTGGTACTCCTTTAGAAGGCTACCCTGGTACTTCAGGCACCAATGTTTGGGCTGAATCGGCAACTACCGGAGCAACTATGGCAGCTGATGGTGCTGTTGTATCGGGAAGTACCGATATCACAGGTTCAAACATGCCGGTTAGTATTACTAACCCTTATTTGGTGTTGAATTACTCAATTGCTATTGAAGGAATTTTCCCAAGTCGAAATTAA
- a CDS encoding ABC transporter substrate-binding protein, with protein sequence MPKIGVLLPRSSYYDMIGFDIHEGLRSGLAQAGREDIRIITENIGFGADKNSVYRAAERMLLDENIAVVFAYLTQRSAQLLRPLFMAANRLLIVLDAGANLPQEWPTTPNILYHSLHNSLGAWLSGKMAVQDGYSEGGMVTGYYDGGYLHTAAITFGFQQNGGAIAFNHATGYVKEDFSMTPLLDFRAEKPDSCLLSLFSGDFNEWFFRDLNEVYSTNCPPVYLAPFSFEEMMLEKAEYPGERVQGVASWSSELENAANKQFCEVLTDSGKTPNLFSLLGWEAASLAIFALEAMETNKNNGRAATETLKSKTFESPRGMIRFHDASNTTLAPMYKAKVVNNGNNFCKLVIQEELTDIALAYDELFALNLDGAISGWYNSYTCN encoded by the coding sequence ATGCCAAAAATAGGAGTTCTTTTACCCCGGTCAAGTTATTACGATATGATCGGTTTTGACATTCACGAGGGTTTACGTAGCGGACTAGCTCAAGCCGGGCGTGAAGATATACGAATTATAACCGAGAACATTGGTTTTGGAGCCGACAAAAATTCAGTTTACCGGGCCGCGGAACGGATGCTTTTGGACGAAAACATAGCTGTAGTATTTGCTTACCTTACTCAACGTTCTGCCCAGCTTTTACGTCCGTTGTTTATGGCTGCCAATCGTTTATTAATTGTATTGGATGCGGGTGCCAACCTTCCCCAGGAATGGCCCACCACTCCTAATATTCTTTACCATTCGTTGCACAATTCACTTGGTGCTTGGTTGAGTGGAAAAATGGCTGTTCAGGATGGGTATTCTGAAGGTGGAATGGTGACGGGATATTATGATGGCGGATATCTGCATACAGCTGCTATTACCTTCGGTTTTCAACAAAATGGCGGAGCTATAGCCTTCAATCATGCAACAGGGTATGTTAAAGAGGACTTCTCAATGACGCCCTTACTGGATTTCCGGGCAGAAAAACCTGATTCGTGTTTATTATCCCTTTTTAGTGGTGATTTTAACGAATGGTTTTTTCGCGATTTAAATGAAGTTTATTCAACCAATTGCCCTCCTGTTTATTTGGCACCGTTCAGTTTCGAGGAAATGATGCTTGAAAAAGCAGAATACCCCGGAGAGCGTGTTCAGGGCGTCGCCAGTTGGTCAAGTGAATTGGAGAATGCTGCTAACAAACAATTTTGTGAAGTCCTTACCGATTCGGGTAAAACTCCCAACTTATTCAGCCTCCTGGGTTGGGAAGCTGCTTCACTGGCCATATTTGCTTTGGAAGCAATGGAAACAAACAAAAATAATGGCCGGGCAGCTACAGAAACATTAAAGTCCAAGACATTTGAATCTCCAAGAGGAATGATTCGTTTTCACGATGCCAGCAATACTACATTGGCACCAATGTATAAAGCAAAAGTGGTGAATAACGGAAACAACTTCTGTAAACTGGTTATTCAGGAAGAATTAACTGATATCGCTTTAGCATATGATGAGCTATTTGCATTGAATCTTGACGGTGCTATTTCAGGATGGTACAATAGCTATACCTGCAACTGA
- a CDS encoding phage tail protein produces MSTEPFIGEVKLLAFQFAPKSYQLCAGQILAIASNTALFSLLGTTYGGNGSTTFALPDLQGRMPIGQGTGPGLPSHSMGEVSGSPSVSLMTSNMPAHVHTVNNVRVSLKANSAIADSGTALDGYPGTSGTNVWAESATAGAFMAPDEAVVSGTTDITGSNMPIGIMNPYLVMNYSIAIYGIFPSRN; encoded by the coding sequence ATGTCTACAGAACCATTCATCGGAGAAGTAAAATTATTGGCTTTCCAGTTTGCCCCAAAAAGTTACCAGTTATGTGCTGGTCAAATTCTAGCCATTGCGTCTAACACTGCATTGTTTTCCTTATTAGGAACAACTTATGGTGGTAACGGATCAACGACTTTCGCTTTGCCGGATTTACAAGGCCGTATGCCAATCGGACAAGGAACAGGGCCTGGATTGCCATCACACAGTATGGGGGAAGTTTCGGGTTCGCCAAGTGTTAGCCTAATGACTTCAAACATGCCAGCCCACGTTCATACGGTTAATAACGTGCGGGTTTCACTTAAAGCGAATAGCGCAATTGCGGATAGCGGTACTGCTTTGGATGGTTATCCTGGTACTTCAGGCACAAACGTTTGGGCCGAGTCGGCAACTGCTGGTGCATTTATGGCACCTGATGAAGCTGTTGTGAGCGGTACAACCGATATCACAGGTTCAAACATGCCAATTGGTATTATGAACCCGTACCTTGTAATGAACTATTCAATTGCTATCTACGGTATTTTTCCAAGTCGTAATTAA
- a CDS encoding alkyl hydroperoxide reductase — protein MSVLVGKKAPSFSAEAVINGKEIVENFSLDQYIGKNPVVFFFYPKDFTFVCPSELHAFQAALGEFEARGAKVVACSTDTPESHWGWLQVPKNKGGIEGITYPIVADTTKIISEAFGVLAGEYEYDMEGGLVASGPMIAYRGLFLINKEGTVMHQVVNHFPLGRNVDEAIRMVDALQFHEENGEVCPANWSKGQEGMKDTFEGVAQYMSAN, from the coding sequence ATGTCAGTATTAGTAGGAAAAAAAGCCCCTTCATTCTCTGCAGAAGCAGTAATAAACGGTAAGGAAATCGTTGAAAATTTCTCATTGGACCAATACATCGGGAAAAATCCGGTTGTGTTTTTCTTTTACCCGAAAGATTTTACGTTCGTATGTCCATCGGAATTGCACGCTTTTCAAGCTGCTTTAGGAGAATTTGAAGCACGCGGAGCAAAAGTGGTTGCTTGTTCAACCGACACGCCCGAGTCTCACTGGGGATGGTTACAAGTTCCTAAAAACAAAGGCGGAATCGAAGGAATCACCTACCCGATTGTTGCCGACACAACAAAAATCATTTCAGAAGCATTCGGTGTTTTGGCCGGTGAATACGAATATGATATGGAAGGTGGTTTGGTTGCCAGCGGACCTATGATCGCTTACCGCGGATTGTTCCTGATCAACAAGGAAGGTACGGTCATGCATCAGGTGGTAAATCACTTCCCGTTGGGAAGAAACGTTGACGAAGCCATCCGTATGGTAGATGCGTTGCAATTCCATGAAGAAAACGGTGAAGTTTGTCCGGCAAACTGGTCAAAAGGACAAGAAGGAATGAAAGATACATTTGAAGGTGTAGCCCAATATATGTCGGCTAACTAA
- a CDS encoding DNA starvation/stationary phase protection protein: METQTAYITQLNRLLATYQIHYQNIRALHWNIKGSHFFELHLKYEELYTRTLVIIDDLAERILTLGSAPLHRFADYLRESSIAENETISDGKEGMRYLLHAQQTLLQLERELLSLSDKLGDEGTNSLMSDLLREKEKTNWMFNAWLNN; the protein is encoded by the coding sequence ATGGAAACTCAAACAGCATATATCACACAACTCAACAGATTATTGGCCACGTACCAGATCCATTACCAGAATATCCGTGCATTGCACTGGAATATTAAGGGCTCTCATTTTTTTGAATTGCATTTGAAATACGAAGAATTGTACACGCGTACACTAGTGATCATTGACGATTTGGCCGAACGGATTCTCACCCTTGGATCAGCACCGCTTCACCGCTTTGCAGATTACCTGCGCGAGAGCAGCATTGCCGAAAATGAAACCATTTCTGACGGTAAAGAAGGAATGCGTTATTTACTTCATGCACAGCAAACATTACTGCAACTGGAGCGCGAGTTGCTTTCGCTTTCAGATAAACTGGGCGACGAAGGCACCAACTCGCTGATGAGTGATTTATTACGCGAAAAAGAAAAAACGAATTGGATGTTTAATGCCTGGTTAAACAACTAA